The stretch of DNA AATCCGCTCTCGTTATAAACTACAACCGAGATACCTAGTTGCTTTAGGGCTGCCGCTAATCCACACGAAGAACCGTAGGCATCGGCGTCCGGACTAGTATGTGAGAGAACTACAGCGCGCTTACTGCTGTGCAATAGATCAAGCACGTCATCTATGACGGAGCCGTTACTCATTGGGGATCCGAGGCCTTAACCCTCTCCATAAGACGCTCAACCTCCTCTACCGTATCGAGCGTATCGTCGTAATAGAATCTAATGGTAGGCACAAAACGGATGTCGAGCTTCTTTGCTATAGTATGCTTAAAGTGCCCCTGTGCGGCCCGAAAGGCTACCTCTACCTCAGCAATGCGCGCTTTACGATCGATATCCGAGGGGAATGAAACAACCCAGTATACCTTACCCATGCGCAGATCGGGCGAGATCATAACGGAGGTGATCGTCACGAGATTAAAACGGGGGTCAGCCGTATAGTTCAGGTGCTGCGCCACTAGCTCCTTGATCCTCTCTGCAATCTGATATACTCGACGACTCTCGGCCATATCTACCTTACATCCAATTCAGGGATGCTACCTAAAGGGTCGCAGCGATCTCTTTATACTCAAACACCTCTACGACATCTCCAATCTTCACATCGTTGAAGCCCTCAAGGCCGATACCGCACTCAAAGCCAGCTTGCACTTCACGCACGTCATCCTTAAAGCGCCTTAGGCTAGACATCTTGCCCTCATGAATAACACGGCTGTCACGCAGCAAGCGGGCGTTAGCATTTCTGCGAACCAAACCACCTGTAACGTAACAACCAGCTATTACACCGATCTTAGGAATACTAAAAGTGTCACGAACCTCTACACGTCCAAGACTGGACTCCTGCTTAATAGGCGCTAACAAGCCGAGCATGGCGTTCTTCATATCGTCCAAGAGCTCGTATATCACACGGTAGAACCGGATCTGTACGCTGGACTTCTCGGCTTCAGCCATAACACGCGGCTCTCCTCGCACTCCGAAACCAACTATGATGGCGCGTGATGCGATCGCAAGCTGCACGTCGCTTTCATTAATACCGCCAACCGCTGAGTGCAGAACTCGCACCTTAACCTTATCTCCTGAGAGCTTCTCAATAGAATCCTTAACGGCCTCTACAGAACCCTGTACATCCGCCTTAAGAATTACATTAAGCTCCTGAGCGGCCTGGCCGCTTGCTTTCTTGGCAAACTCTTCAAGGCTAATTGGACCTGTTGCAAGCGCACGTTGCTGCTGCTGCTTTAGCTGCATACGGTTACTTGCAACCTCGCGAGCATCAGATTCACTCGCAAGGGCGAGAAAATCATCTCCCGAGTCCGGCATACCGGTTAGCCCTGTAATCTCAACTGGCACAGATGGGCCCGCAGCCTCAATCTTATCACCCTTGTAATTGTTCATCGTTCGAACTCGGCCATACTCTGAGCCGCTTACAAAGTTATCTCCAACCTTGAGCGTTCCTGCCTGAACGAGCACCGTAGCAACCACGCCGCGCCCACGATCCTGCCTGCTCTCGAGAATCGTACCCTTCGCACGACGCTCTGCATTAGCCTTAAGCTCCTTGACCTCTGCCAGTACCAGAATGCCATCTAGCAACTCAGGGATACCGTCACCCTTAAGTGCAGATACGCGGCAGAACATGGTGTCTCCACCCCAATCCTCCGGTTGCAGGCCTAGCTCTGCCAACTGAGTTCGTACGCGATCCGGATTAGCATCCGCCTTATCCATCTTATTAATAGCAACGATCAGCGGAACCTTCGCAGCCTGTGCGTGGTTAATAGCCTCCCTCGTCTGCGGCATCACTCCATCATCCGCCGCAACAACCAGCACAACGATATCTGTAACTTGAGCTCCGCGCGCGCGCATAGCTGTAAATGCCGCGTGACCAGGCGTATCAATAAACGTAATGACTTTGCCCCCTGCAGTGGTCACACTGTAGGCCCCGATATGCTGCGTAATTCCACCCGCCTCCTTGGCTGCAACTGCGGCGCTGCGAATTTTATCGAGCAAAGAGGTTTTACCGTGATCAACGTGTCCCATAACGGTAACTACCGGTGGGCGTGGTTGTAGGTTTCCAACCTCCTCTTCAACAATATCCTGAATAATGTCCTGCTCGTTAAACTCGACATGCTTAACTTCATAGCCCAACTCGTCGGCTACGATAGTAGCGGTATCTTTGTCGATCGCCTGATTGATCGTTGCAAGGATACCTAGACCAAGCAGTTTAGCAATAACTTCGCCTGACTTAAGACTCATCTGCTTAGCAAGTTCCCCAACCGTTATTGAATCCCCTAATTCAATAACGCGCTTGGCGACCTTAAGCTTTTCAAGGTCAGATCCTCGCATCCCTGTGGGATTACCCCTCTGTCCCCTTTGCTTTGGGCGACGGTTCTCTCGACCACCATAATCAACTAAATCGACACTACTGATCTCGCGCTTGCGTCCCTTTTTAATTCCCTTCTTTTGCTGACCCTCGTCCTCATCAACGATAATGGGTCGCGCAGCTACGACAGGCACACCCTTAGTAGGCCGTTTCACTTCAACTGCACGTACGATAACTCGGCGCTGTGGAAGCTCGATCTTACCCAGAATACGTGGGCCAGGCCTATTAGTACTAACAACTCCAGCCTGCTGTGGCTGTTGCAATACTGACGCCGCTGTTTCTTTAGCCTTGCTACCTGCTGCACCCATAGATTCAAGCGCTGTTGTCTCTATCTGCTCCTGGCTAGAATTCTGCTCCTCTTTTGCAGCCTCAACATGCTGCGGTAAGGCATTGGTCTGCTCAGACTCACTCAGATCCCAAGCGTCTCCAGCAAGTGCTGCTGCGGGCGATGTTTGCGCATTTAAATCATCTTCGGCCTGAATCTCATTCGGTACCATTGTCTCAAATGTGGTCTCAACTGTGGTCTCGCCTGTGGTCTCAGCTGTATCGACCGATCGGCGACGACGAATTACGCCGCCTGCCCTTTTTTCTACAACCGTATCGGTTGCTCCCGTGGCTAGATCAACTCTACGTGTCACCGTTTCCGAGTTTTCGTTCTTGGATATACCCAGCGCCTGCCGAATAAGGGCTCTGCGGATCGCATCGGACTCATCTGCTTCGAGCGAGTGTGAATGCGAGCTCTTACCGCGAATACCAAGATCCTGAGCCTTCGCAAGAACGACCTTGTTCTCGACTCCGAGCTCTTTTGCTAGTTCATGAATTCTTATCTTTGACATGTGCCTTTCTATATCTTGCTAGCGCCTATCGCCTACTGTTGCTTCGTTACTCGATCCATCAGGCGAACTACCGTTAGCCTTAACTGCTCTATATTGAGTATCCCCTGCGAGATGCGTAACGCTCGCTCCCATCTCGCCGCCTGTCCCATACGGGATATGCATCCGATATCAGGGTGCACATAGGCTCCCCTGCCGGGTAACCGCTGTCCCTCATCCCAAACCAATACGCCTTCACATAAAACCATGCGCAGAAGGCTCGCCTTGCTCGCCTTAGAGCGACAGATCAAACATGTCCGCTCCGAAACTCCCAAGCTCTCCCCCTACGACTCCTTATCCCTACAGAAGCGGCGCAGCGCGATTAGTTCCACTCTTGAGGAACGAATCAGCTGCCGCACGAATCTGCTCAATATCTCCATCCTCAATGCCGCTCACCAGACGGAGAGCATCATCTTCGGCCTCTACAACTTTCTGAATCGTCTTATAACCGGCTCCGATTAACATCTCTCGAATATCAGCGGTAATAGGCAGCCGATCTAGATCCGATAGCGTCTCACTCTCTGCTACAGCAACCTTATCGAGCTCATCTCCCATCTGCTCGGCATACGCCCTAGCATTCTTATGAATCTCGGAAGCCTGATCCTGAGAAAGTCCCTCAACCTCAAAGAGCTCCTCAAGCGCAACATCTGATATCTCTCGAACACCACGGTAGCCGTGCTGAAAGAGCAGCTCGGCATGCATAAAGTCGATACCTGGAATTGCACTGAGAGCAGCACGCGCTCTGCGCGCCTCCTCTTCGGCAACCGACACGCTTCGAACATCGATACGCCAGCCAGAAAGCTTGCTCGCGAGCTTCACGTTCTGTCCACGGCGACCGATTGCGAGTGAGAGTTGATCATCAGGAACGATAACCTCCATGGAGTGTTGCTCCTCGTCCACAACTACGCGGCTAACCTCTGCTGGCGACAATGCGCGCGCAACGAAGGAGGGCTCGTCAGGTGTCCATGTGATAATATCGATACGCTCTCCACGCAGCTCCTGCACAACAGCCTGTACGCGAGAGCCCTTGATACCAACGCAGGCACCAACCGGATCCACTCCGGAGTCGTTTGAATATACAGCGATCTTAGCACGCTCACCTGGCTCACGAGCAACGGCTTTGAGCTCAATGACGCGATCGGCGATCTCAGGAACCTCAAGCTCAAAGAGCTTCTTAAGAAGATCTGGATGGCTACGAGTAAGGATGATCTGCGGTCCTCGTGCTGAACGGTCAACGTCAAGTATCATTCCACGTAGGCGATCCCCTGGGCGATAACGTTCACGTTGAATCTGCTCACGCTTCGGCAGAATTGCCTCAGTGCGTCCAAGATTCACCACGATGTTACCACGCTCAAGTCTGAGCACGATGCCGTTAATAAGATCGCCCTTAGAGTCCTTGTACTCCTCGAATATAACTCCGCGCTCTGCGTCACGAACCTTCTGCATAATGACCTGCTTTGCGGTCTGTGCGGCGATACGACCGAGCACCTCTGTATCGAGCTTTTTACCGAGCTCATCACCGATCATTGCGTCTGGATCAACCTCAGCACGGGCCTCCTTAAGCAATATCTGAGTATCGTTATCCTCAACCCGTTCCACTACGACCTTAAACTGGACCACTTCGATCTCTCCAGTCTCCTCGTTAAACTTGGTCTCAAGATTTAAGTTGTGCCCAAAGTGCTTACGAGCCGCGGATAACATCGCAGACTCAACAGCCTCAATCAGCACCTGCTTATCAATACCCTTATCACGCCCCATTTGGCTAAGGATTGCATTAAGGTCAAAGTTTGATGACATACCTATTTCCTCATCTATTCTCGTCAATCAGATCCCACTCACCATCTTTGTGGCGAGAGGTCGCTACTCAAATTTAAAATCGATCCGTGCCTCTTTCACATCGCACAGGCTAACTGAAACAGCCCCGCTCTTCTCCTCTCCATCGATCTCAAGCGTTTCCCCAATTACTGATCTTAATAGCCCAGTAACGGTCTGGCTGGTCTTATCTCCGCTGTTATTTTCACCGCGAAACTTAACCCGCACCCGCTCACCAATCGCACCCTCAAATTGTTCGACTCGACGCAACCGTCGATTGACTCCTGGGCTTGAAACCTCAAGCAAACAGTTGTCTGGAATCAAACCATCGTTCTCATCGATATCGAGCAAACGCTTGCTTACTCGAACACACTCCTCAAACAACACCCCTGTGCGTAATACCTCTGCAGGCAATACTGTACCATCTTCGCTTATCGGCGCAGCAGGCTCAACGCTCTGCGCATCCTTACTACGATCTCGAGTGATATATACTCGCAGCAGCCCGCGGCCCTCGGATTCACCGCCCTCACCTGGCATGTCTATATCAAACAGCTCGACTCCCTCTTCAAGCGCTACCGCATGGATAACGCTCCATAAAGAGCTTTGTTTCACTGTTTGCGTTTGGCCAACGGCCATACTGAAGCACCCTATTTAATAATTATGGATGATCACTAATGATCACCAAGCTGCCCGCACTGCGGACACAACCCATGCGCTGCCACCTTTCGCGTGACCCTGATAAACCAATAGTGTAACAGGATAACGTAACGGACATGAGACCACGCCCGCCCAGCAGAGATCTGCCAGAGTTAATAACAGGTTATCATAAGGTGGCGTGACGTTCAACTCTGTCGAGGTGCGGTAAATATCGCACTATCAAGTGACATTCTAGCGTTATTTTAGCTAGTTAGGCGTCTGAGCACAAACGCTATGGGTTGAAAGCACCCTGGCGCATGAAAATCAGGCTCAATCCCATCAATACGATTTGAGGAGAGAAATCGTTGTCGTGGCTTATGCATAATGCCCGAAACATGTATCAGTGAATCCGGCTCAAGAGAGACCTCAAGACTAGAGATCTCAACACCAAAAACCATACTCCAGCCCACCTTTGATTGCACAACTTCTAGCGCTACTAGCTGCGGGCGCTTTGTGATCGGAGCCCGCGTGCGATATGAGTTCAACAAAACCGTCCACCACGCACCTGCCGGACTTATATTAAACTCTTGGTAACGCCCACTGCTCTCCTTGATAAAGAGCTCGACAACATCGCGTTCCCATAGCCCCTCGACAAATTCACCCTTTGAGAGCGTGCTATCATAATCAGGGAGAGCGGGAAGTGTGCCTACAAACCAGAGCGTTTTAGGATCGCGTGCAAGGCTCCATTTAAAGGGCTGCGGCAGCGCTATGCCGTTCCAGCATGAGTCAATGGCCTGTGTCGGAAGCGCGCTAACATCGGATACCGACAGAAGCTGCGAGGAGTTACTAAC from Pseudomonadota bacterium encodes:
- the infB gene encoding translation initiation factor IF-2, whose amino-acid sequence is MSKIRIHELAKELGVENKVVLAKAQDLGIRGKSSHSHSLEADESDAIRRALIRQALGISKNENSETVTRRVDLATGATDTVVEKRAGGVIRRRRSVDTAETTGETTVETTFETMVPNEIQAEDDLNAQTSPAAALAGDAWDLSESEQTNALPQHVEAAKEEQNSSQEQIETTALESMGAAGSKAKETAASVLQQPQQAGVVSTNRPGPRILGKIELPQRRVIVRAVEVKRPTKGVPVVAARPIIVDEDEGQQKKGIKKGRKREISSVDLVDYGGRENRRPKQRGQRGNPTGMRGSDLEKLKVAKRVIELGDSITVGELAKQMSLKSGEVIAKLLGLGILATINQAIDKDTATIVADELGYEVKHVEFNEQDIIQDIVEEEVGNLQPRPPVVTVMGHVDHGKTSLLDKIRSAAVAAKEAGGITQHIGAYSVTTAGGKVITFIDTPGHAAFTAMRARGAQVTDIVVLVVAADDGVMPQTREAINHAQAAKVPLIVAINKMDKADANPDRVRTQLAELGLQPEDWGGDTMFCRVSALKGDGIPELLDGILVLAEVKELKANAERRAKGTILESRQDRGRGVVATVLVQAGTLKVGDNFVSGSEYGRVRTMNNYKGDKIEAAGPSVPVEITGLTGMPDSGDDFLALASESDAREVASNRMQLKQQQQRALATGPISLEEFAKKASGQAAQELNVILKADVQGSVEAVKDSIEKLSGDKVKVRVLHSAVGGINESDVQLAIASRAIIVGFGVRGEPRVMAEAEKSSVQIRFYRVIYELLDDMKNAMLGLLAPIKQESSLGRVEVRDTFSIPKIGVIAGCYVTGGLVRRNANARLLRDSRVIHEGKMSSLRRFKDDVREVQAGFECGIGLEGFNDVKIGDVVEVFEYKEIAATL
- the nusA gene encoding transcription termination factor NusA; translated protein: MSSNFDLNAILSQMGRDKGIDKQVLIEAVESAMLSAARKHFGHNLNLETKFNEETGEIEVVQFKVVVERVEDNDTQILLKEARAEVDPDAMIGDELGKKLDTEVLGRIAAQTAKQVIMQKVRDAERGVIFEEYKDSKGDLINGIVLRLERGNIVVNLGRTEAILPKREQIQRERYRPGDRLRGMILDVDRSARGPQIILTRSHPDLLKKLFELEVPEIADRVIELKAVAREPGERAKIAVYSNDSGVDPVGACVGIKGSRVQAVVQELRGERIDIITWTPDEPSFVARALSPAEVSRVVVDEEQHSMEVIVPDDQLSLAIGRRGQNVKLASKLSGWRIDVRSVSVAEEEARRARAALSAIPGIDFMHAELLFQHGYRGVREISDVALEELFEVEGLSQDQASEIHKNARAYAEQMGDELDKVAVAESETLSDLDRLPITADIREMLIGAGYKTIQKVVEAEDDALRLVSGIEDGDIEQIRAAADSFLKSGTNRAAPLL
- the rbfA gene encoding 30S ribosome-binding factor RbfA, encoding MAESRRVYQIAERIKELVAQHLNYTADPRFNLVTITSVMISPDLRMGKVYWVVSFPSDIDRKARIAEVEVAFRAAQGHFKHTIAKKLDIRFVPTIRFYYDDTLDTVEEVERLMERVKASDPQ
- a CDS encoding YlxR family protein; the protein is MICRSKASKASLLRMVLCEGVLVWDEGQRLPGRGAYVHPDIGCISRMGQAARWERALRISQGILNIEQLRLTVVRLMDRVTKQQ